Proteins co-encoded in one Arthrobacter globiformis genomic window:
- the clpS gene encoding ATP-dependent Clp protease adapter ClpS produces MTLSVALGPDTQESIQTGTAVSTDALTAPDVPWNLVIWNDPVNLMSYVAYVFQSYFGYSETKANKLMLEVHRKGRSIVAHGSKEQVEQHAVAMHGFGLWATVEKATGGDSGGGKSGGPGKGKGKRG; encoded by the coding sequence ATGACCTTAAGCGTTGCGCTCGGCCCTGACACCCAGGAGAGCATCCAGACCGGAACGGCGGTGTCCACCGACGCCCTGACCGCCCCGGACGTCCCTTGGAACCTTGTTATCTGGAATGACCCAGTCAATCTGATGAGCTACGTCGCCTACGTCTTCCAGAGCTACTTCGGCTACTCGGAGACAAAGGCCAACAAGCTGATGCTCGAGGTCCACAGAAAGGGCCGGTCCATCGTTGCCCACGGCAGCAAGGAACAGGTGGAGCAGCACGCGGTCGCGATGCACGGGTTCGGCCTGTGGGCCACCGTGGAGAAGGCCACCGGCGGAGACAGCGGGGGCGGCAAAAGCGGCGGCCCGGGCAAGGGCAAGGGAAAACGTGGCTAA
- a CDS encoding DUF2017 domain-containing protein, which produces MAKAFKYGLKGITGFLEPAERELLRSLFADVISMLEPADRGSEDPLAAMIGLDMEVREPSDRALRRLLPNAVKDDAAASLEFRQLTERSLRESKIGALRAAALGLDKDELVLTPTDARHWSTALNDVRLVLAERLDIRDEADADHVHQMQDWSQAEDVESYLALVYNFTTWLQESLVQAMLQSLDARP; this is translated from the coding sequence GTGGCTAAGGCTTTCAAATACGGACTAAAGGGCATCACCGGTTTCCTGGAACCGGCCGAGAGGGAACTGCTGCGCAGCCTGTTCGCCGACGTCATCTCCATGCTGGAGCCGGCGGACCGCGGCTCCGAAGATCCGCTCGCCGCGATGATCGGACTGGACATGGAGGTCCGGGAACCGTCGGACCGAGCCCTCCGCCGGCTGCTGCCCAACGCAGTGAAGGACGACGCCGCGGCCTCGCTTGAGTTCCGCCAGCTCACCGAACGCTCACTGCGGGAAAGCAAGATCGGCGCGCTGCGCGCTGCCGCGCTGGGCCTGGACAAGGACGAGCTCGTCCTGACCCCGACTGATGCCCGGCACTGGTCCACGGCGCTCAACGACGTACGGTTGGTGCTCGCAGAGCGGCTCGACATCCGGGACGAAGCGGACGCCGACCACGTGCACCAGATGCAGGACTGGTCCCAGGCCGAGGACGTGGAAAGCTACCTCGCCCTGGTCTACAACTTCACCACGTGGCTGCAGGAGTCGCTTGTGCAGGCGATGCTGCAGTCACTGGACGCCCGGCCCTGA